Part of the Anopheles coluzzii chromosome 3, AcolN3, whole genome shotgun sequence genome is shown below.
ACCTTGAAACCATCGTCCAACCGTTCGCTCTCGACCAACTGGATCTGCTTTTCGAACTGCTCGTTCAGCTTGTCCAGCAACCGGGCGTTCAGGGACGTGTCATCCTGCGGGTCGGCGGAAGCCGTTTCACCGTCCGGCAACGATCCCGCTGGTTTGCCCTCGACCGGGACCAGCTTGCCCGGAACGTCCGACGGAAAGTGTGGCGCTGATCTGTCGCCACCACCCTCCGGGTGTGCTTCTTTTACCTCACCGACTGTTTCCATCGGTCAGAGCGAACTGTGCACGCATTCACTGTCGGGGCCGTCGGGGTGATCAGCAAACAGACCCCCGACCCAGGACGGAGATGTTGGTTCCCTGCTTTCGGTACACTTTGATGCAGGCTCGCTCTCACGATCGATCACCTTTGCAAAGCCCGCTCCGTTTTTTCACCTCTTTTCGCACGAGCACAGCAACGGTTTTGGCCtgcaacgcacacacagcacacagcacagtgcGGTGGACgactttttttattcacgCTCACGAGCAGAACACACTCGATCCCATTCACGCGCAGTTCTCTGCTtgctttgtttatttatttacgtttgCGTCATCAGCTTCGTGCGTTTATACTGCCAGGGTGAAATGCGCTTCGCTTCTCGCTCAGCTGACGACGGGTCTCGAAGCGCGCTTCGAACGCTGCCTGGGAAAGCAGGTGCAGAGAGGTGCGAGTGCgtgagtgaaagagagagaacgcgCACATGACTTTCATCTGATCGGTGCCCACCCATCGTTGCtatttcaaatcaaataaagcCAATATTTAAACCATTCCTTTCAGCcgttactttttttattatcattttccATCTTTCCGTGCCACACCAGGCACTGCCTCTTCGGAAGGGGTGTCTCTCTTGTGTGTCTCTATACCCCCCCAGCTACGGCAATCTTCCAAAGACAATCGACACAACAATTCGTCCTTCTTTTGTGTCTGTGAGTGCGATTTTCCACCCTCCATCATATCCCTATTGTTAACGATGATCGCATCTCAAATCTCCAAATCTTATCTATCCCAGCGTCCGCACTTCCCTTTCTACTACTGCaggagtacacacacacgcgcgctatTACTGTGGCTGTGGCTTAAGAATAAGTTAGTTAATTTATTCCTCCGTTCAGTAACATTACaatgcgttttatttttttgtttagcaatTTTCCACACTAATGCATCATtcttttcttgtgttttttttttcttttgttataaTGCCGCTTGAGAGGAGATTTTCACATTCacttaaaatagaaaaaaaactgctttTGCTCATATTAGATATCTGCGGTCGCTTGCACTTCCCCAAgcgaagaaaacgaaaaaaactgCAAATCTCTATCGTTCTTGGTGGCTTCTGAAGGGATAGAAGCGGCGTTCGCAAATGTATGGGGCACATGTGCACGCTCCCTTTATTAGCTATGTTCTCCCCCAATAAGCTGGAGGACAGAAAACCCGATAGCAAGGGCTTTGCGAGAGGCATATGGGAGGAGGAATTCATGattcccaaaacaaaacagtaaggAAATATCAACACGTAAAAGATCTTCTCGTCTCTTAAAAACCTGCTTTAGCTCTTACATTCTAAGACTCTTTACAATAAGCAGACGCAATTTTATCCGCGATCTAGCCCTGCCCCGCGATCCTTATATGCCTAAGATCCGCAGTTCGATCCTCGCGCCGGCTTTTCATCGGTAGTAGTAGGTTCATGCAATGTAATGCGCACGcttcttttcctgcttttctCACCATCAATATCGCTTCTTACTAGAGTTGATAAATGATAATGTGttatgcttttgttttcctttgtttgCTCTAAATTCTAATTCTATAAAGTTGCGCACGGATTGATAGAGCGCGAGCCTTCTTTTCTTCCTCGCAGCAGATATTTCCGTTTCATCACACATCTCCTCTTCGAACAAACAAAGCTAACGGAAACGGAAAACTCCAACATTTCCTAACAACACCTATCCTGTTGCCTGCTATCGATCAAGATGTAACCAAACTACTCAAAAAGAACactgtatgcgtgtgtgtgtgtttgtttgtgtgattagccttttaaaacgaaattaaaagGCAGTGTGGTCTGTCTAACGCCGCGGACTGCGCCGCGGTTTTCGGTAAATATAGTGTCAAATTTGACTCCAGAGCCTGCGCCTGAGTGCGAGCTCTACACGGATAATGTTAAAGCACTGTACAAACTGCACCACTTAGCctttctacacacacacacgatgggTTTAAGTGGATGAATGAGTGCATTTTAAAACAAGccaaaaaataattgttttgcaaaagaGTGGCGGCCCGAGTATAACAAAATTCACTACTTAttcagaaataaaaaaataaaaaagaaacaaaatcttATATGAGCGCTTCCGAATACACCGAGACATTTGTTCATAAATAGCTATTCGTAGGGGGGGGGGCTAGTGTAAGTATTACAACTATCACGACCGTTTCCCGGCTTCCCTTCCgaacactctctctctccctctctttctctaaaAAGAACAGTAAGCAACTTTTTGACTGTAAAGTTTTTGCCCTGCTAACATGAAACGGTTGCGTATTTTCTGAGCTGACGGgtacatcacacacacgcacgcacactgaAATTTGGTTTAttgtttgtaaatgttttacAAGATTCGTACTAGCGAAtcattgcaaaacaaacaaacaccacacaatgcagtgtgtgagtgtgtgaacAGATTGAGCGAACGAAATATGCAGATGATCCGGGCATGGATCGTAGAGTGTATGAGGTGTGAAGGAATAGAGTTAAGAGTAAAGTTTCCCTTCCCTATGGAGTCCTCTTTCTGCTACTTGCATGCTGGACAATTCAAATGGACTCATTGCAAATTCAAGCCAATTTGCATCCTTGCAAACAACACTCTGCACATTCATCCTCACAACAATGATAAAAATGGGAGTGCCCTTTGTGATCgcttgtgtgtctgtgatCATGTGTCTTTTCTAATCTCTTTGCAACCTTTGCATAGctggaaaacaaatgaattaATTGTTCAATTTCCCTCGTGTTGTGGTGTCTGGTTCATGAAAAAGTACTCGGGCAGGCAGCCTACCACCAAACTGTTTGTCTCGCCGCTCTGTCTTTCGCCCTTAAAGAGGCAAGTTGCAACACAGAGTTTCTCCACACTCATTTAGTGTCTGCTTAGAGAACGGCTGCAACGAATCTACTGCGCGCGTTCTATAAAACATCCCCCCTTTTTCCCTCGCAACTTTCGGCATCGATCAATCGCCATCATGTGTGCTAGACATGAAAAGATTTGATCGAACGTGTTAACGCGTGCTTTTTAGTttagttgctgctgcttcgctaCTTGTTTGTAGCCACTGTCTTTTGCTGCGGCGTTGATGCGCTGAACTATCTccgcacacatgcatacatacACTCTTTTGCTCGCTGTCTCGCTGTTGTATTCGAAGATTTAATTTGCCtcctgttttgtgtttgtttaagCTAGATATACATAAATTTTTCTATCCTCGGGCGTGCGGGCAAGGTATTCCCGCTCGATCAGGCCCTCTATTCTTTTCTTTATAATCACCGGCGACGGTAGGAAACGGCTCTTTAGCTGCGACGTCACATCCGATACGAGCAGGTTGTGCTGTTGGGAGGAAAAAGGATGAGTCATTTTACACTACTGGACATACACTACCACCCACCACCCCCCCATTCCCCGAATGTACAACTTACAGGCATTCTCTTTCGCGCTTTCATGATGCGCACGATAGCAGCTTCAATCTCATGTTTACGATCTTCGTCGACTTTGCTTCGGGTTTCCTTCCGTTCCGGTTCCGATTCGCCCTTGGCTGCGACAGTTTGAATTTTAACTCTGAAAATGTTGCAATTAAATAACGTTTACAAAGCAAtatgtaacacacacacaagcacagcaGGGATTAGTAGTACGTACTTGTGAAATTTCGACACAAACGCATCGTTAACGTAGAACTCGTCCGTGGAAACGATTTCTTTGGACGTTTTCGGTGTTCGAACCAGgagtcgctgctgctgtttgcccATCGACAGTGACTGCAGCGCGCGGATCAGATCTTTGCTAGGGATGTCCGTCTCCTGCTGGATGTCTTCGTACGTCATTCGTTCGCGATTGTTAAACAGCATCAGTACACACATCTGgaagtgggaggggggggggggggggtgatggACACATTACTAGACTGACTCCTGACATCGGGGGAGGCAGCTCCATCTTCAAACCTGATAAGTCGATAATTGAAGCACATGTCGTTTGGGGGCGTCCAGGGAGGCCGCACCACCAGTAGGCGCACTACTGCTTCCCGCAGACGGGGCCGTACTGCTACAGTTGCCTTCCGTTTTCTCCTTCTCCGCCTTTACGCCGTAGAATTCGGCATTCATGTAGACCGTTCCTGGgacaagagagaaagaaaaaaaaacagtttataGAAACGGGATGAAGAAAAAGGCTACCGACGCTTACCTAGCTGTGGCTGCAGTGTCAGCTGACGCCCCGAATGTTTTGCCAGGTAGAAACGCTTGAACGTTTCAAAGGCTTTCCGCGGTGCTGCCGGGATGTTGCAGTTAGGCGTCACGGACTAAAATCAAAAATTTAATGTAACGCATCAATCTATAGACTCTACACTAGTGTTGTGCTTTTTAGAGCGCAccgacgactccgatccgactccggctatTTTTaatccgattccgactccggcaaaattcgaaccactagttccgaccggagtcggagtcgttcggagtcccccggagtcgtctggagtcatacGGAGTTGCCCAGAGACGTCCAGAGTTGTCCAGAgacgtccagagtcgtccagagacGTCCGGAAacgtttggagtcgtttggagtagtttggaatcgttcggagtcgtccagattCGTCCAGAGACGTCCAGAATCGTCCAGAGACGTCCAAAGACGtttggagtcattcggagttgcCCAGAgacgtccagagtcatccagagacgtccagagtcatccagagaCGTCCAGAAACGTttgaagtcgttcggagtcgttcggagtctcccggagtcgtctggaatcgtcgggAGTCCTCCGTACTGCGTGTCCGCAGTCGTCCGGAAACGTTTGGATTAGTTcgtagtcgttcggagtcgtccagagtcgtccagagacGTCtagagtcgtttggagtcggtCGGAGTCTTTCGTAGTTgttcggagttggagtcacccgtagtcgtccggagtcgttcggagtcgttcggaatcgtccggtgTCGTTTGCagtcggagtcttccggagtcgtttggagtcggagtcatttggAATTGTCCAGAGTCGATCCAAGTCGATCCGACTCGGAGCCGGTCGAAGTCAACAGGAGTCGTCCGGTGCAATATGCAATCCAGTTTCCGTAACAATCTCCTACAAAACTCATCACCTCCCTAGCTATTAACTCCGACCTTGAATCCGACCCCAACCGAtaccggacgactccagacgacttcaactctggacgacttcgaacgactgcGGATgactacgactccggacggctccagacggaGGCTCCGGATGCCTcctgacgactccggacgattccaaccaactccggacaattccgaacgactctggataATGCTAGGTGGACCTGCCTTCCGGAGTCagttccgaaattatcggaatcaaatcggagtcgattccggatttttgccaaccttacccatcactactacaCACGCCCACACCTACCTGAGTTGGCCAAAATCCGGTGGTGAGAATTCGAACCGTCAGCTCAACGCCCTCCAGTGCCGAGTTATCGTTGTTGATGTGATTTTTAAACTCCTCCATCACCGTGTTCGAGACGGACATATCCTTAAACATTCCTTCCAATTTTGAGGTAAATTGACAACCGCATTCagtctgcaaaaaaaaagaagcaattcGCACGGAAATTAGATCGTTCTTTGCGGTGGTGTATTCTCGTCGACTTTCAGCACCGAAACGGACCtttaattttgatatcatATTCTTCTCGGAATCGTCGCTGACGGATTtgttcagcagcagccgctTCGCCAGATGCGCCTTGTAGTACCGCTCGAACACGTCCTTCTCTTGCAAATATCTAAATAATACCATCGTTTTGTCAAGTATGGTTTCAATCTCTTGCTCGGACATCTGAAAATGAAGCGtaagaacgaaagaaaaacggtCAATTTTAGATCACTTGTCACACCCGGACTGGTCCACAGTTTGGCACTTACTCCCTTGCAGCCCTTCTTCAGCTTGTCGTCGATGAACAGCGACAGATATTCGGGCGATTTGCTGTTCAGATTCAGGAAGTGCTCAAAGTCGGACGATATCATGTTCTTGAACGTCTTGTCGTTGTTGAACGAGTGGTACAGGAAGTGGTCCGACCGGTCCTTCAAATCCAGCAGGTTCTGCACGAACGTGATCGGGTTCGTGCTGCcgttctcctcctccttcacCAGGTCGCGGCCGAGCGAGCGCAGGTTCTGCGACACACAGTCGGCGATCGTCTTGAGGCCGCCGCTCACGCGCGAAAACAGCTTGTGCATGCAGGCCAGATCCTCCGTCTTGGTGTTCTGCAGCATGTACACGACGCCCGAGTTCTCCATCTCGACGATCGTGCGCATGTGCTTCTTGATCAGCTCGTCCTCGACCACCTCCACGATGCGGCTCTCGGTGCTCTCGTCCAGGTACAGCTTGGCCCGCTCGGCCTCCTCTGTGATGCGGGCCTCCACCCGCCGGATGTACACGCTCGCACTGTTCTCGGCGAGGAACTTCTGCGACTCGAGCTTGTAGAACGCGGCCGACTGCGTCAGGAACGGCCGCTCGAAGTCTTCCTCGTACACCCAGCGCTGGTTGATGCCGAGCACCATCAGCATCTGGCACGCGTTCTTGATCGCGATATGGTCGATCGCTTCGCCCTTCCGCTCGCACATCACCATGTTCAGCAGCGTCTCGCGCATGTGATCCCGAATGCGCGGATAGCGTACCACCTGGAAAATAGGCAAAAATACATTAAACTCCTGCCTAaggaccacacacacacacgccacggCGGACGGCGCCACACACCTGATCACGGAAGATGTTCAGCCCAAGGTTGTACACGTTGTCCACGTCGTTCTGCTGCACATACACGCGATCCATGTACATCAGGATGTCGCGGATCATCACCATCGAGGTCTGGTGGTCGTTCCAGCACTGGTTCAGCGTCTGCAGAAAGTTGCAGTTGAAGCTGCGCAGCACCTCCTCGCGCACCTTCGACTCGAGATGGTGCGTCACCACCTCCTTCAGCCCGCTGTACAGCCGCTCGCCGTGCTTGTGCAGCACCATCGTGTACGCATTTCTGTACAGCTCCTCAAACGAAAGGCCCGAGTTGTTCTTTTTCTGTATCTCCTGGATAGCGTTCTTGAGCAGCGACCATATCGACTCCACGTACTTCTCATCCATAGTCATCTGCAATGTGGTAGCGATTTACatagagagagaatgagaaagTTAATAAAACGACAACCAACTATTCAATTATCAACAATATCCCTCCCCGGTAGAATTCGATCCAAAAGTAAGCCTTTTCCATTCGCAACTGCCTTACAATTCGCTTAACAAAGTTCATAGCGATCTGGGAAGTGCCGCGGCTCAATTTCCGCTTCCATTGGATCCGAAACATTCCGTCTGCGATcggccaacagcagcagcagacagtGCTTCTGGGACGAGAAGTGCACCCTTCCTTGCACCCGCCGGGCACACATACGTGCGGTGTTTTCCGGGACCCGTCCGTCCAACCGTCCGTCCAACACGTGCGCAATTTTCGCTCTCTGTCCCtttaaaccaaacacacacagagggagAGGGATGAAATTATTGCACCGGAACGTCTCAAAGACAAACGACGAAGCACACAATGCAGGAGGCCATTCCACCAACCTCTCGCGCTTCCTTAGCACCTCAACACGAACGCATTTAAAGCAGAGACACACTTTCCGAACTGTTtcaagagagagagtaaaaaaagtaaacctcCAAAAGTTTCAAATCACAACGACCGTGTGGAACCTGTAGTGTTGGTCCTTGAAGAATGCGACACTCTCGCAATCGAGAAGGAGTAGCAAATAGCAGCAGCTGCGAAAGTAGCACAACGTTTGCTTCAAGCGAGGGGGGCGAGCAAGTGTCAAAGTAACCGCGATATTTGTTGCTGCCGTTTCTAGCTCATAGGCTTCTACAATCTGCTCCGCTTTTGCTGTGCACGAGGATCTTTCGCTCATCACATATCAACAATTGCGTGACGTATTTCATTAATTatgtatttaaatttgaagcattttcccACGCTTGACTACTTACCGGAA
Proteins encoded:
- the LOC120957936 gene encoding cullin-3 isoform X2, producing MSRVSTQKKEGKMRIRAFPMTMDEKYVESIWSLLKNAIQEIQKKNNSGLSFEELYRNAYTMVLHKHGERLYSGLKEVVTHHLESKVREEVLRSFNCNFLQTLNQCWNDHQTSMVMIRDILMYMDRVYVQQNDVDNVYNLGLNIFRDQVVRYPRIRDHMRETLLNMVMCERKGEAIDHIAIKNACQMLMVLGINQRWVYEEDFERPFLTQSAAFYKLESQKFLAENSASVYIRRVEARITEEAERAKLYLDESTESRIVEVVEDELIKKHMRTIVEMENSGVVYMLQNTKTEDLACMHKLFSRVSGGLKTIADCVSQNLRSLGRDLVKEEENGSTNPITFVQNLLDLKDRSDHFLYHSFNNDKTFKNMISSDFEHFLNLNSKSPEYLSLFIDDKLKKGCKGMSEQEIETILDKTMVLFRYLQEKDVFERYYKAHLAKRLLLNKSVSDDSEKNMISKLKTECGCQFTSKLEGMFKDMSVSNTVMEEFKNHINNDNSALEGVELTVRILTTGFWPTQSVTPNCNIPAAPRKAFETFKRFYLAKHSGRQLTLQPQLGTVYMNAEFYGVKAEKEKTEGNCSSTAPSAGSSSAPTGGAASLDAPKRHVLQLSTYQMCVLMLFNNRERMTYEDIQQETDIPSKDLIRALQSLSMGKQQQRLLVRTPKTSKEIVSTDEFYVNDAFVSKFHKVKIQTVAAKGESEPERKETRSKVDEDRKHEIEAAIVRIMKARKRMPHNLLVSDVTSQLKSRFLPSPVIIKKRIEGLIEREYLARTPEDRKIYVYLA
- the LOC120957936 gene encoding cullin-3 isoform X1; protein product: MFRIQWKRKLSRGTSQIAMNFVKRIMTMDEKYVESIWSLLKNAIQEIQKKNNSGLSFEELYRNAYTMVLHKHGERLYSGLKEVVTHHLESKVREEVLRSFNCNFLQTLNQCWNDHQTSMVMIRDILMYMDRVYVQQNDVDNVYNLGLNIFRDQVVRYPRIRDHMRETLLNMVMCERKGEAIDHIAIKNACQMLMVLGINQRWVYEEDFERPFLTQSAAFYKLESQKFLAENSASVYIRRVEARITEEAERAKLYLDESTESRIVEVVEDELIKKHMRTIVEMENSGVVYMLQNTKTEDLACMHKLFSRVSGGLKTIADCVSQNLRSLGRDLVKEEENGSTNPITFVQNLLDLKDRSDHFLYHSFNNDKTFKNMISSDFEHFLNLNSKSPEYLSLFIDDKLKKGCKGMSEQEIETILDKTMVLFRYLQEKDVFERYYKAHLAKRLLLNKSVSDDSEKNMISKLKTECGCQFTSKLEGMFKDMSVSNTVMEEFKNHINNDNSALEGVELTVRILTTGFWPTQSVTPNCNIPAAPRKAFETFKRFYLAKHSGRQLTLQPQLGTVYMNAEFYGVKAEKEKTEGNCSSTAPSAGSSSAPTGGAASLDAPKRHVLQLSTYQMCVLMLFNNRERMTYEDIQQETDIPSKDLIRALQSLSMGKQQQRLLVRTPKTSKEIVSTDEFYVNDAFVSKFHKVKIQTVAAKGESEPERKETRSKVDEDRKHEIEAAIVRIMKARKRMPHNLLVSDVTSQLKSRFLPSPVIIKKRIEGLIEREYLARTPEDRKIYVYLA